A window from Hymenobacter volaticus encodes these proteins:
- the prfA gene encoding peptide chain release factor 1 → MLDKLEAIQQRFNDVAEQLTQPDAMSDMKRYKTLNKEYKDLNKIVVEYKAYQNVLANIDSAKEVIANEKDEDFRQMAKDELEALYPEQERLETVIKDLLLPKDPNDSKDVIMEIRAGAGGDEAAIFAGDLQRMYMRYAERHGLKMDLIDATEGTSGGYKEIILAVKGEDVYGKLKFESGVHRVQRVPATETQGRIHTSVASIVVMPEAEELDVQIDMNDVRKDLFMSSGPGGQSVNTTYSAVRLTHLPTGLVAQCQDQKSQLKNFDKALQVLRSRLYEIELAKKNEVEGAARKSMIGGGDRSDKIRTYNYPQGRVTDHRIGFTVYNLASVMEGNIDDFVEQLRLAESAERLKEGVS, encoded by the coding sequence ATGCTAGACAAACTAGAAGCTATCCAACAGCGATTCAACGACGTGGCCGAGCAGCTCACGCAGCCCGACGCCATGAGCGACATGAAACGCTACAAGACGCTTAATAAAGAATATAAAGACCTAAACAAGATTGTTGTTGAATACAAGGCCTACCAGAACGTGCTGGCCAACATCGACAGCGCCAAGGAGGTCATTGCCAACGAGAAAGACGAAGACTTCCGCCAAATGGCGAAAGACGAGCTAGAAGCACTCTACCCCGAGCAAGAGCGCCTCGAAACGGTTATCAAAGACCTGTTGCTGCCCAAGGACCCCAACGACTCGAAAGACGTCATCATGGAAATCCGGGCTGGTGCAGGTGGCGACGAAGCGGCCATTTTTGCCGGCGACTTGCAGCGGATGTACATGCGCTACGCCGAACGGCATGGCCTCAAAATGGATTTGATTGATGCCACTGAAGGCACTTCGGGCGGCTACAAGGAAATTATCTTGGCCGTGAAAGGCGAAGACGTGTATGGCAAGCTCAAGTTCGAGTCGGGGGTGCACCGCGTGCAGCGCGTACCCGCCACCGAAACGCAGGGCCGGATTCACACCTCGGTAGCTTCGATTGTGGTAATGCCGGAAGCCGAGGAACTGGACGTGCAGATCGACATGAACGATGTGCGCAAGGACCTCTTTATGTCGTCGGGCCCCGGTGGGCAGTCGGTAAACACGACGTACTCGGCCGTGCGCCTCACGCACTTACCTACGGGCCTCGTAGCACAGTGCCAGGACCAGAAGTCGCAGCTCAAGAATTTCGACAAGGCACTGCAAGTACTTCGCTCGCGCCTCTACGAAATCGAGTTGGCCAAGAAAAATGAAGTGGAAGGCGCAGCCCGCAAGAGCATGATTGGCGGCGGCGACCGGTCCGACAAGATTCGTACTTACAATTACCCCCAAGGTCGGGTAACCGACCACCGCATCGGGTTCACGGTGTACAACCTAGCCAGCGTAATGGAAGGCAACATCGACGACTTCGTGGAGCAGTTGCGCCTCGCTGAAAGTGCTGAGCGCCTGAAGGAAGGCGTATCGTAA
- the thrA gene encoding bifunctional aspartate kinase/homoserine dehydrogenase I yields MQVLKFGGSSVATAPNLQRVAQLVETAARQAPTVVVVSALGGTTDALIEAGRLAATGSDEYRARLKYLEERHLEAVRGLLPIPDQSAVLSLVKTYCNELDSVCDGIYSLGELSNRTLDRLVSFGELLSSRLLAACLKAHGVAHIWQDSRQLIRTNSHYGFAAVDTAVTNQQIQEFVAAQPSSVYVVPGFIGSDAQGTTTTLGRGGSDYTAAIFAGALAAERLEIWTDVSGMMTADPRLVTLARPIPRISYQEAMELSHFGAKVLYPPTIQPVMSQGIPLWIKNTFAPEDEGTLVEINPPANRDVVRGLSSIGQLALLNLEGSGMVGIPGFSRRLFGALALLRINVILITQSSSEHSICVAVRAADAGSAQAAVDEEFSVEIAAGKVAPLRCEMDLAIVALVGEQMRNHPGISGRMFGALGQNGVNIRAIAQGSSERNISAVIRTADVRKAINVLHEEFFEETTKQVNIFVAGVGNVGKKLLEQMARQQQWLREKLRLNLRVVGLANSQRFVLTEDGGIELNDWQTALEQGQPLNLTELVEQLHARNLRNTVFVDVTASADVAKTYASLLEKSMAVVACNKVACSSEYVNYARLKSLAREFNAEFLFETNVGAGLPVIGSLNDLLRSGDEVHRIEAVLSGTLNFVFNHYDGTVPFADVVRQAQAEGYTEPDPRLDLSGTDVARKILILAREAGQEMELSDIHNESFLPASCLEGDVEAFYKQLAVHESHFRSLYDAAAAQGQRLKFVARYANGKASVGLQGVAPGHDFYVLQGKDNAVLFFTNRYPEQPLVVKGAGAGADVTASGVFADVIRAARA; encoded by the coding sequence ATGCAGGTTCTGAAATTCGGTGGTTCGTCGGTGGCTACGGCCCCCAACCTCCAACGTGTGGCGCAGCTCGTGGAAACGGCTGCCCGGCAAGCTCCCACCGTGGTAGTGGTATCGGCCCTCGGGGGCACCACCGACGCGCTGATTGAAGCCGGCCGCCTAGCTGCCACCGGTTCCGACGAATACCGCGCCCGACTCAAGTACTTGGAAGAGCGCCATTTAGAAGCCGTGCGCGGCTTGCTTCCCATTCCCGATCAAAGCGCCGTGTTGAGCTTGGTGAAAACCTACTGCAACGAGCTAGACAGTGTGTGCGACGGGATATATTCGTTGGGTGAGTTGTCGAACCGGACGCTAGACCGGCTGGTGAGCTTCGGGGAATTGCTGTCGTCGCGGCTGCTGGCGGCTTGCTTGAAAGCACACGGCGTGGCCCACATTTGGCAAGACAGCCGGCAACTGATCCGCACCAACTCGCATTACGGCTTTGCGGCGGTGGATACGGCCGTTACCAATCAGCAGATTCAGGAGTTTGTGGCCGCGCAGCCAAGTTCGGTGTACGTGGTGCCGGGCTTTATCGGGAGCGATGCGCAAGGCACTACCACCACCCTCGGCCGCGGTGGCTCCGACTATACGGCGGCCATCTTCGCGGGAGCTTTGGCGGCGGAGCGGTTGGAAATCTGGACCGATGTAAGCGGGATGATGACCGCCGACCCTCGTCTCGTGACGCTGGCCCGCCCGATTCCGCGCATCTCGTATCAAGAAGCCATGGAGTTGTCGCACTTCGGGGCCAAGGTGCTGTATCCGCCTACTATTCAGCCGGTCATGAGTCAGGGAATCCCACTCTGGATCAAGAATACCTTCGCGCCGGAAGATGAAGGTACACTAGTAGAAATAAATCCGCCGGCCAACCGCGACGTGGTGCGGGGCCTTTCGAGCATCGGGCAGCTAGCGTTGCTAAACCTGGAAGGCAGCGGCATGGTAGGCATTCCGGGCTTCTCGCGGCGGTTGTTTGGGGCGCTGGCACTGTTGCGCATCAACGTAATTCTCATCACCCAAAGCTCGTCGGAGCACTCGATCTGCGTGGCCGTGCGGGCCGCCGATGCTGGCTCGGCGCAAGCCGCCGTTGACGAGGAATTCAGTGTTGAAATAGCCGCCGGCAAAGTAGCGCCACTGCGTTGTGAGATGGACCTAGCTATTGTGGCATTGGTGGGTGAGCAGATGCGCAACCACCCGGGCATCAGTGGGCGAATGTTTGGGGCGCTCGGCCAGAACGGCGTGAACATCCGGGCCATTGCGCAGGGCTCGTCGGAGCGAAATATATCCGCCGTGATTCGGACCGCCGACGTGCGCAAGGCCATCAACGTGCTGCACGAGGAGTTCTTCGAGGAGACCACCAAGCAGGTGAACATCTTTGTAGCGGGAGTGGGCAACGTGGGCAAGAAACTGCTCGAACAAATGGCTCGGCAACAGCAGTGGCTGCGCGAAAAGCTGCGCCTTAATTTGCGCGTAGTGGGCCTAGCCAACAGCCAACGCTTCGTACTGACAGAAGACGGTGGCATCGAGCTGAACGACTGGCAAACGGCGCTAGAGCAAGGACAACCGCTGAATTTAACGGAATTGGTCGAGCAGCTGCACGCTCGCAATCTACGCAACACGGTGTTTGTGGACGTGACGGCCAGCGCCGACGTAGCAAAAACCTATGCCTCGTTGCTCGAGAAAAGTATGGCCGTGGTAGCCTGCAACAAGGTGGCCTGCTCGTCGGAATACGTGAATTATGCCCGCTTGAAATCATTGGCACGCGAGTTCAATGCCGAATTTCTGTTTGAAACCAACGTGGGGGCCGGCCTACCCGTCATCGGTTCGCTCAACGACCTATTGCGCAGCGGCGACGAGGTACACCGCATTGAGGCCGTACTCTCGGGCACGCTCAATTTTGTGTTCAACCACTACGATGGCACCGTGCCCTTCGCCGACGTGGTGCGCCAAGCCCAAGCCGAAGGCTACACCGAACCCGATCCACGCCTGGACTTGAGTGGCACCGACGTAGCCCGCAAAATCCTAATTTTGGCGCGGGAAGCTGGTCAGGAAATGGAGCTAAGTGACATTCACAACGAATCCTTCCTGCCCGCCTCTTGTCTGGAAGGCGACGTGGAAGCTTTCTACAAGCAATTGGCCGTGCACGAATCCCACTTCCGCAGCCTCTATGATGCGGCCGCCGCTCAAGGTCAACGCCTCAAATTCGTGGCGCGCTACGCCAACGGCAAAGCTAGCGTCGGGCTGCAAGGCGTAGCACCAGGTCATGATTTCTACGTGTTGCAGGGCAAAGACAATGCTGTGCTCTTCTTCACCAACCGCTACCCCGAGCAACCTTTAGTAGTGAAAGGTGCGGGCGCCGGCGCCGATGTCACGGCCTCCGGTGTTTTCGCCGATGTAATCCGTGCCGCTCGGGCGTAA
- a CDS encoding homoserine kinase, producing MPTSNFLTLYSPATVANVVCGFDVLGFALEAPCDTMHLRLTEQPGVVITHEDDFDLPTEPARNVAGAALLALLRAAPAGTGFEMRINKAILPGSGIGSSAASAAGAVVGANLLLGNIFSKEELVRFAMFGEEVASGAQHADNIAPAIYGGVTLIRSAEPLDIVPLSAPPLHVTVVHPQIEVRTADARQILKQQVPLKSAIRQWANVAGLVAGLLKSDYQLIGRSLEDVIVEPVRSILIPGFAAVKARSLEAGALGGGISGSGPSIFMLSENEATAQAVASAMRAVYEQLGVDFHIHVSTINSTGVRFEL from the coding sequence ATGCCTACTTCCAACTTTCTGACGCTGTATTCACCGGCTACCGTGGCCAATGTAGTCTGCGGGTTTGACGTGCTGGGCTTTGCGCTGGAAGCCCCTTGCGACACCATGCATCTGCGCCTGACTGAACAGCCGGGAGTTGTGATTACGCATGAGGACGACTTCGACCTGCCTACCGAGCCTGCACGCAACGTGGCGGGGGCGGCACTGCTAGCGTTGCTACGGGCCGCCCCGGCCGGTACGGGCTTCGAGATGCGCATCAACAAAGCCATTCTGCCGGGCAGCGGTATTGGTAGCAGCGCGGCCAGCGCGGCGGGTGCCGTAGTGGGAGCCAATCTGTTGCTAGGCAACATCTTCTCTAAAGAGGAACTGGTACGCTTTGCCATGTTCGGGGAAGAGGTAGCATCCGGCGCGCAGCATGCCGACAATATTGCCCCGGCTATCTACGGCGGCGTCACGCTTATCCGTTCGGCCGAACCGCTGGATATTGTGCCTTTGTCGGCGCCGCCGCTGCACGTGACGGTAGTGCACCCGCAGATAGAAGTGCGCACCGCCGATGCCCGCCAGATTCTGAAACAGCAAGTGCCGCTAAAATCTGCCATCCGGCAGTGGGCCAACGTGGCCGGACTGGTGGCGGGCTTGTTGAAGTCAGATTACCAGCTTATTGGCCGCTCGCTGGAAGACGTGATTGTGGAGCCAGTACGTAGCATTCTGATTCCGGGCTTTGCTGCCGTGAAGGCGCGCAGTTTAGAAGCCGGTGCACTGGGCGGGGGTATCTCGGGTTCTGGCCCATCCATCTTCATGCTGAGTGAAAACGAAGCGACGGCGCAGGCGGTAGCCAGTGCTATGCGAGCAGTATATGAGCAGCTAGGAGTAGACTTCCACATCCACGTCAGCACCATCAATTCCACCGGAGTACGATTTGAGCTGTAG
- the thrC gene encoding threonine synthase gives MRYYSLKQQAPTVDFQAATIAGQAPDGGLYFPERIPKFSPELLRNFRTMSRAEVAFEVIQPYVGDTIPEEVLRGICAETVDFEFPLVPVTSQIAALELFHGPTLAFKDVGARFMSRCLGYFSRQQTAPVTVLVATSGDTGGAVADGFLGVEGVEVVILYPSGKVSPLQELQLTTLGQNITALEVRGNFDDCQRLVKQAFLDPRVTEHRQLTSANSINVARWLPQQFYYCYALQQWAHETPPVVAVPSGNFGNICAGLMAHASGLPIGHFVAACNANSAVADYLRTGVFEARPAVVTLSNAMDVGNPSNFGRILELFEQRHADVSRMVSGAIVSDAETTATIKRVHQETGYLLDPHGAVALRALEDYLSEHPTEHGIFLETAHPVKFPEVVEPVIGAEVPVPTAVRGLLTRAKKSVLLEPEYKALQEFLLQ, from the coding sequence ATGCGCTACTATAGCCTCAAACAGCAAGCTCCTACCGTTGATTTTCAAGCCGCTACCATCGCCGGACAGGCGCCGGATGGCGGGCTATACTTTCCGGAACGGATTCCGAAGTTCTCTCCAGAACTGTTGCGGAACTTCCGCACTATGTCGCGGGCTGAGGTGGCGTTTGAAGTCATCCAGCCCTATGTCGGCGACACAATTCCGGAAGAGGTACTGCGCGGCATCTGCGCCGAGACAGTGGACTTCGAGTTTCCGTTGGTGCCCGTGACTAGTCAGATAGCAGCGCTGGAACTGTTTCATGGTCCGACGTTGGCGTTCAAAGACGTGGGTGCACGGTTCATGAGCCGCTGCTTGGGCTACTTCTCACGGCAGCAAACGGCGCCGGTTACGGTATTGGTAGCGACTTCCGGCGACACGGGCGGGGCCGTCGCCGACGGTTTCTTGGGTGTTGAAGGGGTCGAGGTGGTAATTCTGTATCCATCGGGCAAGGTCAGTCCGTTGCAGGAATTGCAGCTGACCACGCTAGGCCAGAACATCACGGCCCTGGAAGTGCGCGGCAACTTCGACGACTGCCAGCGGCTGGTAAAGCAAGCTTTCCTCGACCCGCGCGTAACCGAGCATCGGCAACTCACTTCTGCTAACTCCATCAACGTGGCCCGCTGGTTGCCGCAACAGTTCTACTATTGCTACGCTCTGCAACAGTGGGCACACGAAACCCCACCGGTGGTGGCAGTACCGAGCGGCAACTTCGGCAACATTTGCGCCGGGCTCATGGCGCACGCCTCGGGCTTGCCCATCGGGCACTTTGTGGCGGCCTGCAATGCCAACTCAGCCGTAGCCGACTACCTCCGCACCGGCGTTTTCGAGGCCCGTCCTGCTGTCGTTACGCTTTCCAATGCCATGGACGTAGGCAACCCGAGCAACTTTGGGCGCATCCTGGAGCTATTCGAACAGCGCCACGCCGATGTAAGCCGAATGGTTAGCGGTGCCATCGTTTCCGACGCGGAAACTACAGCCACCATCAAGCGGGTACACCAGGAAACCGGCTACTTGCTCGATCCACACGGCGCCGTGGCGCTTCGGGCCTTGGAAGACTACCTGAGCGAACATCCAACTGAACACGGCATTTTTCTGGAAACGGCGCACCCGGTAAAATTTCCGGAAGTGGTGGAGCCTGTTATTGGCGCAGAGGTGCCTGTACCCACGGCAGTGCGCGGCCTCCTGACCCGGGCAAAAAAGAGTGTACTACTCGAACCTGAGTATAAGGCGCTACAAGAGTTTTTGCTGCAATAA
- a CDS encoding c-type heme family protein, with the protein MAHLFRSLLGFLLLSELLVACRPDQIEHIKDGKKIATTLENMAVKRILPVDLLRATRWAGDSLTRHADRELKRVLTEKLQAGGVAAALPYCRPETFASVDTLERIMQAIAQRRSARPRNPANQASLALADLQPDTTRRVARLNGDAFTYKRPITLDDALCLRCHGEIGKDISATDYALIKKEYPQDQATGYRLGQAMGVWQVTLQRAGVAEFYTMKTRKMMKPRKPLF; encoded by the coding sequence ATGGCCCATCTTTTTCGCTCCCTCCTTGGGTTCTTGCTGCTGTCTGAACTGCTAGTTGCTTGTCGTCCCGACCAAATCGAGCACATCAAAGACGGTAAGAAAATCGCGACTACCCTGGAGAACATGGCAGTAAAGCGCATTCTTCCCGTAGACCTGCTCCGCGCCACCCGCTGGGCCGGCGACTCGCTCACGCGCCACGCCGACCGGGAGCTAAAGCGTGTCCTCACTGAAAAGCTGCAAGCCGGTGGCGTAGCTGCCGCCCTTCCCTACTGCCGCCCCGAAACGTTTGCCTCCGTCGATACGCTGGAAAGGATAATGCAAGCCATAGCACAGCGCCGAAGCGCCCGCCCACGCAACCCTGCCAACCAAGCTTCCCTGGCCTTAGCTGACCTACAGCCCGATACCACTCGCCGCGTTGCTCGCCTCAACGGGGACGCTTTCACCTACAAGCGCCCGATAACTCTTGATGATGCGTTGTGTTTGCGCTGCCACGGTGAAATCGGCAAAGATATTTCAGCCACTGACTACGCTCTTATTAAGAAAGAGTACCCACAAGACCAAGCTACTGGCTACCGTTTAGGCCAAGCAATGGGCGTCTGGCAAGTAACGCTTCAGCGTGCCGGGGTAGCCGAGTTTTACACCATGAAAACCCGCAAGATGATGAAGCCGCGCAAGCCGCTTTTCTAG
- a CDS encoding toxin-antitoxin system YwqK family antitoxin codes for MLLVILSFVNNNAWAQKPLQKEEKAKLDDCYRIVGRDSVVFYYSVDYVLTPPGCAAIRRHIRLDSAGHFWGYVRDYKLSNNQLLLQGAYREGLMEGLFEVYHDTGELAARGNYRKGQQVGDWGYWYPSGRKRQVLSFRNGLDPLVQQFWDEAGQQLVKDGNGTWYRQEDGMQLSGTVVGGIPDGRWQLRRIDDEHLVARENFVKGNFRNGVLVDQMYAYRDQSRFSVADWEQYRAAEKYSIGTPCPSGK; via the coding sequence ATGCTGCTTGTGATCTTGTCATTTGTGAACAACAATGCGTGGGCACAGAAGCCTCTTCAGAAGGAGGAAAAAGCTAAGCTAGATGACTGCTACCGGATAGTGGGCAGAGACAGTGTAGTCTTCTATTATTCTGTTGATTACGTGCTTACCCCGCCGGGTTGTGCTGCTATCCGCCGCCACATTCGCTTGGACAGCGCGGGCCACTTCTGGGGCTACGTGCGCGACTACAAGCTTAGCAACAATCAGCTTTTACTGCAGGGTGCTTATCGTGAGGGCCTTATGGAAGGCCTGTTCGAAGTATATCACGATACGGGCGAGTTGGCAGCCCGTGGCAATTATCGCAAAGGTCAGCAAGTTGGAGACTGGGGCTATTGGTATCCGTCGGGAAGGAAACGGCAGGTGCTTAGTTTTCGCAATGGCTTAGACCCGTTGGTGCAGCAATTTTGGGATGAAGCAGGCCAGCAATTGGTTAAGGACGGCAACGGCACGTGGTATCGGCAGGAGGATGGAATGCAGTTGTCTGGCACCGTTGTGGGTGGCATACCTGACGGGCGCTGGCAACTTCGCCGGATAGACGATGAACACTTGGTGGCGCGGGAAAACTTTGTGAAAGGAAACTTCCGAAATGGCGTGCTCGTCGACCAAATGTATGCTTACCGGGACCAGTCGCGCTTCAGTGTAGCTGATTGGGAGCAGTACCGGGCAGCTGAAAAGTATAGCATAGGAACCCCTTGCCCCTCAGGCAAATAG
- a CDS encoding exodeoxyribonuclease III produces MNIVSYNVNGFRSALSKGLLEWVREAQPDVLCLQEIKAGREELDISGFTALGYHAYLHPATKPGYSGVATFTKQLPKHVETGCGTDLYDTEGRVLRLDYDDFSVLNVYMPSGTSGAERQAFKVEWLHFFRKYVSQLRAEGRRLIIGGDYNCCQTPIDLHNPKANQNSPGYTPEERQWFKDFLADGYTDSFRHHHGDAPGHYSWWSYRAGSRKRNVGWRLDHLLVDKELESRIQEAGLLPDVVHSDHCPAYLTI; encoded by the coding sequence ATGAATATCGTTAGTTACAACGTCAATGGCTTTCGCTCAGCACTGAGCAAGGGGCTGCTGGAGTGGGTACGCGAGGCGCAGCCCGACGTATTATGCCTACAGGAAATAAAAGCCGGTCGGGAAGAGCTCGACATTTCGGGTTTTACGGCGCTAGGTTACCATGCCTATCTGCACCCGGCCACTAAGCCCGGTTATAGCGGTGTGGCTACTTTCACTAAGCAATTGCCTAAGCACGTAGAAACAGGTTGCGGCACCGACCTTTACGATACAGAAGGCCGCGTGCTGCGGTTGGATTACGACGATTTTTCGGTGCTGAATGTGTACATGCCCTCCGGTACTAGTGGCGCAGAGCGGCAGGCCTTCAAGGTGGAGTGGCTGCACTTCTTCCGCAAGTATGTAAGTCAACTACGGGCCGAGGGGCGACGGCTCATTATTGGTGGGGACTATAATTGCTGCCAAACGCCCATTGACTTGCACAATCCCAAAGCCAACCAAAATAGCCCGGGGTACACGCCAGAAGAACGGCAGTGGTTCAAAGATTTCCTGGCTGATGGCTATACTGATTCTTTCCGCCACCACCACGGCGATGCGCCTGGCCACTACTCGTGGTGGAGCTACCGAGCGGGCTCACGGAAACGCAACGTGGGCTGGCGCCTCGACCACCTATTAGTTGATAAAGAGCTAGAGTCACGCATTCAGGAAGCCGGTTTGCTACCCGACGTAGTTCACTCCGACCATTGCCCGGCTTATCTTACCATCTAG
- a CDS encoding carboxymuconolactone decarboxylase family protein codes for MSQVTEFNEYRQRMNEKIMAADNKVIKRFFNLDTNTYQAGALDVKTKEMLGLACSMVLRCDDCIKYHLGKCYEEKLTDEEIYEVFAIANLIGGSIVIPHFRRAVEYWEILKEEATTPAPLHSHDA; via the coding sequence ATGTCTCAAGTAACTGAATTCAACGAGTACCGCCAGCGCATGAACGAGAAGATCATGGCAGCTGATAACAAGGTTATTAAGCGGTTTTTCAACCTCGATACCAACACGTACCAAGCGGGTGCGCTAGACGTGAAAACCAAGGAAATGCTGGGCCTAGCGTGTAGCATGGTACTGCGCTGCGACGACTGCATCAAGTACCATCTTGGTAAGTGCTACGAGGAAAAGCTAACCGACGAGGAAATCTACGAGGTGTTTGCCATAGCCAACCTCATTGGGGGCAGCATCGTGATTCCGCATTTTCGGCGCGCCGTGGAGTATTGGGAAATCTTGAAAGAAGAAGCCACGACGCCTGCTCCGCTGCACAGCCACGACGCATGA
- a CDS encoding ComF family protein: protein MYQLPHAIALHRLSFAVSGSESAEPSFLGRTPICHTLSYLRFLRRGRVQHLLHQLKYRGQRDVGQVLGRWYGHELAQQNFQFDLIVPVPLHPSKLAKRGYNQSDPFAEGMAESLRTPWHAAGLRRIEHTDSQTRKNRLERWENVANVFEVTDPAMIQGKHVLVVDDVLTTGATLEACASVLLAAGATEVSIATIACADR, encoded by the coding sequence ATGTACCAGTTGCCGCATGCAATTGCCTTACACAGATTATCATTTGCTGTCAGTGGAAGCGAATCCGCTGAGCCGTCGTTTCTGGGGCGCACACCCATATGCCACACGCTCAGCTACCTGCGCTTCCTCCGTCGGGGCCGGGTACAGCACTTGTTGCACCAGCTCAAATACCGAGGGCAGCGCGACGTAGGTCAAGTGCTGGGCCGTTGGTACGGGCACGAGCTAGCGCAGCAAAATTTTCAGTTTGACTTGATAGTACCCGTACCGCTGCATCCTAGCAAACTAGCCAAACGTGGCTACAACCAGTCCGACCCATTTGCCGAAGGCATGGCTGAAAGCTTACGCACCCCCTGGCACGCCGCAGGCCTACGCCGCATCGAACATACCGATTCGCAAACGCGCAAAAATCGACTTGAGCGGTGGGAGAATGTGGCTAACGTCTTTGAAGTTACTGATCCAGCCATGATCCAAGGCAAACACGTCTTAGTGGTCGATGATGTGCTAACCACCGGCGCTACACTCGAAGCATGTGCGTCTGTTCTGCTGGCTGCTGGAGCTACCGAAGTCAGTATCGCCACCATTGCGTGCGCCGACCGATAA
- the gldJ gene encoding gliding motility lipoprotein GldJ, producing MNFSKYLRFAVVGACALAACKGGPPTATKPGKYSSTTGIEYNTEEGMKVADYQGIPEGPGLVFIEGGRTVLGSQEEDVTMTHDNIERTVTIASFYMDEAEVANIHWLEYLHFVRKDSSEEFYQSALPDTTVWARELSFNDPYVDYYLRYPGFRYFPVVGVSWLQANDYCTWRTSKVNETLAGNADGGGGGGGLFKKKKKGAAAAEGATEDAGGAAIAIENGNTLPNYRLPTEAEWEYAAQALVGTQETGNENQENKRIYPWDGRQVRNPYGGKMGQFLANFKRGRGDYAGIAGALNDGAMITEYVYAYPPNDYGLYNMAGNVNEWVQDIYRPLSFEDVEDLNPFRRNGFLDPAEKYDKKGYQSLIDDHVRVYKGGSWRDVAYWLSPGTRRFMGEDSATATIGFRCAMINAGSNK from the coding sequence ATGAATTTTTCCAAGTACCTGCGTTTTGCGGTTGTAGGAGCCTGCGCCCTGGCTGCCTGTAAGGGTGGCCCGCCCACCGCTACTAAACCCGGTAAGTACAGCTCTACTACGGGCATCGAGTACAATACCGAAGAAGGCATGAAGGTTGCCGATTATCAGGGCATTCCCGAAGGCCCAGGCCTCGTCTTCATCGAAGGTGGCCGCACTGTGCTGGGTTCGCAGGAAGAAGACGTAACGATGACGCACGACAACATCGAGCGTACCGTTACTATTGCTTCTTTCTACATGGACGAAGCCGAGGTAGCCAACATTCACTGGCTGGAGTATTTGCACTTCGTGCGCAAAGACTCGTCCGAAGAGTTTTATCAGTCGGCTTTGCCCGACACCACGGTATGGGCTCGCGAGCTGTCGTTCAACGACCCTTACGTAGATTATTACTTGCGTTACCCTGGCTTCCGCTATTTCCCAGTGGTAGGGGTAAGCTGGCTACAAGCCAACGACTACTGCACATGGCGTACGTCGAAGGTGAACGAGACGCTTGCTGGCAACGCTGATGGCGGTGGCGGCGGTGGCGGCTTGTTCAAAAAGAAGAAAAAAGGAGCTGCCGCTGCTGAAGGGGCTACAGAAGATGCAGGCGGTGCTGCTATTGCCATCGAGAACGGCAATACCTTGCCAAACTACCGTCTGCCCACCGAGGCTGAATGGGAGTATGCTGCGCAAGCTCTCGTTGGTACGCAGGAAACTGGCAACGAAAACCAAGAGAACAAGCGCATCTACCCGTGGGATGGCCGCCAGGTACGGAACCCATATGGTGGCAAGATGGGTCAGTTCTTAGCTAACTTCAAGCGTGGCCGCGGTGACTATGCTGGTATTGCTGGCGCTTTGAATGACGGTGCTATGATTACCGAATACGTTTACGCTTATCCGCCGAACGATTACGGTCTGTACAACATGGCCGGCAACGTAAACGAATGGGTGCAGGACATCTACCGTCCGCTGTCGTTTGAAGATGTGGAAGACTTGAACCCCTTCCGTCGGAACGGTTTCCTCGACCCAGCTGAGAAGTACGACAAGAAAGGCTACCAGTCACTCATCGACGACCACGTGCGCGTGTACAAAGGTGGCTCTTGGCGCGACGTAGCCTATTGGCTCTCGCCTGGTACTCGCCGCTTCATGGGCGAAGACTCTGCTACGGCAACTATCGGTTTCCGCTGCGCCATGATCAACGCTGGTTCCAACAAGTAA